The Trichoderma atroviride chromosome 5, complete sequence genome contains a region encoding:
- a CDS encoding uncharacterized protein (EggNog:ENOG41) — MAWDETSIPNLTGKVALVTGGNSGIGFETVKQLVLHGAKVYIGARSESRAKQAISNILSENPSIPKELLEWLPLDLSSLPNVIKAANLFSTAETRLDILINNAGISSDEYVTTKEGFEQSLGVNHLGHFTLTVKLLPLLKATADVPGSDVRIVNVSSLAEKFASSSNNFTTVKDFSDPGATNPNDYTSRKAVFKRYGISKLANILFTRELQNQLTQQNSRIIAITLDPGPVATDGGMGVFPVAREADRYRGQFLNGPGKIAQSSERSRNKELAQSLWKISEEVLKGVDQ; from the exons ATGGCGTGGGATGAAACCTCTATTCCCAATCTCACCGGCAAAGTGGCACTAGTAACTGGAGGAAA CTCTGGAATTGGCTTCGAAACAGTTAAACAGCTTGTGTTGCATGGCGCCAAAGTATATATAGGCGCAAGATCTGAATCTCGAGCGAAACAAGCGATTAGCAATATCCTTTCTGAGAATCCATCTATCCCAAAGGAGCTTCTGGAGTGGCTGCCGCTGGATCTATCATCGCTACCTAATGTCATCAAAGCTGCAAACCTATTCTCGACTGCCGAAACAAGACTTGACATCTTAA TCAACAATGCAGGCATTTCATCGGACGAATACGTCACCACAAAAGAAGGATTTGAACAGTCGCTTGGGGTAAA TCATCTCGGCCATTTTACTCTCACGGTTAAActtttgccattgctcaaGGCTACGGCAGACGTGCCAGGCTCCGACGTTCGGATAGTCAAT GTGAGCTCTTTGGCAGAGAAATTTGcgtccagcagcaacaacttTACCACTGTGAAGGATTTTAGTGATCCCGGAGCCACCAATCCCAACGATTACACGTCTCGCAAAGCAGTCTTTAAACGTTATGGCATCAGCAAATTGGCCAATATCCTCTTTACAAGAGAACTTCAGAACCAACTCACGCAGCAAAATTCCAGGATCATAGCTATCACGCTTGACCCTGGGCCCGTTGCAACCGATGGCGGTATGGGAGTATTCCCAG TTGCAAGAGAAGCCGATAGATATAGGGGGCAGTTCTTGAATGGGCCCGGAAAGATTGCCCAGAGTTCAGAAAGGTCGCGCAACAAAGAGCTAGCTCAGTCACTCTGGAAAATTTCAGAAGAAGTATTGAAGGGAGTCGACCAATAA
- a CDS encoding uncharacterized protein (EggNog:ENOG41): MVHELGKAEGLSLVRKRLRENCSEELIFELLRKLKYSALAITSTIAFMVNRQKTVQQFLSYATKAKFLSYEFSEHARPENTLKSLTKILRISFESIRGSNRRAADLLYLINFFQHQGIPAILLRDKDEAEEDFELQEAAALLKASSFLDENNSVFSTHRLVQLAIRRWLEEEVPEDVDRWAFKALKSIASQFPEPSSRAGLEYFKLAEMLLPHAELILQHQFKKATKESELARAKLYMSSGDYLHWKGNYDEALLRFERSMEINGRLLGKKHVDTMDSMALLGWIMALARRECVLGRKHSDMINCMEHLSSVLSYQSKAEEAIKLRRDVYDAKKKLLGDLHPDTLITEANLALMLSESDETLGEAFSLWILSLGNSTEALGPNHSGTLITATNFVQKLVSRQRSGEARELCVQCLAKAGDSLYKDNLYSQSLLEEIKKIWQKLLETNAVEEIPIADNM, from the coding sequence ATGGTTCATGAACTAGGGAAAGCAGAGGGGCTTAGCCTAGTCAGAAAGCGCTTGCGAGAGAATTGCTCGGAAGAGCTGATCTTTGAACTTCTCCGAAAACTCAAATATAGTGCTCTCGCAATCACTTCAACAATTGCGTTTATGGTAAATAGGCAAAAAACTGTTCAACAGTTCCTGAGTTATGCTACCAAGGCGAAATTTCTCAGTTACGAATTCTCCGAGCATGCACGGCCAGAAAATACACTGAAATCGTTAACAAAAATCTTGAGGATATCTTTTGAATCCATACGAGGCTCAAATCGAAGAGCAGCGGACTTGTTGTACCTCATCAACTTTTTCCAGCATCAGGGAATTCCCGCCATACTCCTACGAGATAAagacgaagctgaagaggactTTGAACttcaagaagcagctgcGTTGTTGAAAGCCTCTTCATTCCTTGATGAGAATAACTCTGTGTTTAGCACTCATCGCCTTGTACAGTTAGCAATTAGGCGGTGGCTAGAAGAGGAGGTTCCAGAAGATGTGGATAGGTGGGCTTTCAAAGCATTGAAGTCTATCGCCTCTCAATTTCCTGAGCCTTCATCTCGGGCTGGACTAGAATACTTCAAACTCGCAGAGATGTTGCTTCCTCATGCCGAGCTCATTCTTCAGCATCAATTTAAGAAGGCAACCAAAGAATCGGAATTAGCTAGAGCAAAGCTATACATGTCTTCAGGAGATTATCTCCATTGGAAGGGCAATTATGATGAAGCTCTACTCAGATTTGAGCGATCTATGGAGATAAACGGCAGGCTTCTCGGGAAAAAACATGTCGATACGATGGATAGTATGGCGCTATTAGGCTGGATTATGGCTCTAGCTCGCCGTGAGTGCGTCCTTGGGAGGAAGCACAGTGATATGATTAACTGCATGGAGCATCTTTCTAGTGTCCTCAGCTACCAAAGCAAGGCTGAGGAAGCAATCAAGCTCCGACGGGATGTCTATGAcgccaaaaagaagctgcttggcGATCTTCACCCGGACACGCTTATCACCGAGGCAAATTTAGCTTTAATGCTAAGCGAGAGTGATGAAACATTGGGAGAAGCATTTTCCCTCTGGATACTTAGCTTGGGGAATTCAACAGAGGCCCTTGGGCCCAACCACAGTGGAACTTTGATCACAGCAACAAATTTTGTCCAAAAGCTTGTATCGCGGCAAAGAAGTGGAGAGGCGCGAGAACTTTGTGTGCAATGCCTGGCAAAAGCGGGAGACAGTCTTTATAAAGATAACTTGTACAGCCAGAGCCTTCTCgaagagatcaagaagatttGGCAGAAGCTACTAGAAACTAATGCGGTTGAAGAAATTCCGATAGCAGACAACATGTAA
- a CDS encoding uncharacterized protein (EggNog:ENOG41): MDPITAVNLAGTIIQFIELGAKVTSRVADFSSAVDGVPRAFKQIRTELPLILDGLRRIQRNIDNGLTDKEAQEALMPVVRGCLAETQQLDKVIEKALPSSCDTFWERKIKAIKSLAYDQRIEEIAESLDSYTKTLIFHQVIENFNNFKYEQQQPPCPDPLWVVPFDRNPAFAGRDGIFAEIDQAFAVQGGKSAKGSSLWSRRYRENPSSIRILLPETL; the protein is encoded by the exons ATGGATCCTATTACCGCAGTCAATCTAGCCGGCACAATAATTCAGTTCATTGAGCTAGGAGCGAAAGTAACATCCCGAGTTGCCGATTTTAGCTCCGCCGTTGATGGGGTTCCTAGAGCCTTCAAGCAGATCCGCACAGAGCTACCCCTCATACTTGACGGCCTAAGAAGAATTCAACGTAATATAGATAATGGCTTAACTGATAAGGAGGCCCAAGAAGCACTTATGCCAGTAGTCAGGGGTTGCTTGGCAGAGACACAGCAGCTGGATAAGGTCATCGAGAAGGCCCTCCCTTCGAGTTGCGATACTTTTTGGGAGCGAAAGATCAAGGCAATCAAGAGTTTGGCTTACGACCAAAGAATTGAAGAAATTGCAGAGTCACTTGACAGTTACACCAAGACCTTAATCTTCCATCAAGTAATCGAAAACTTCAACAATTTCAaatacgagcagcagcagcctccatGCCCAGATCCACTCTGGGTAGTGCCGTTCGACAGAAACCCGGCATTCGCCGGGAGAGATGGGATTTTTGCAGAAATTGACCAAGCATTCGCAGTTCAGGGGGGGAAGTCAGCCAAAGGCAGCTCTCTGTGGTCTAGGAGGTATAGG GAAAACCCAAGTAGCATTAGAATATTGCTACCGGAGACGTTATAA
- a CDS encoding uncharacterized protein (EggNog:ENOG41), which yields MSDQKNMNANERALVQKRELPLLITKELCVGRTYIVTGSNIGLGLEAARHLVAIGAEKVIMAVRNLEAGEEAKKDIEESTGIKGVAEVWHLDLSSYASVRAFASKAIETLERIDAVIENAAVASAVGQAEGRHIALTVNVTSTLLLAILLLPKLRSDAAKFGYTPRISIVSSGTGLDLGEYWAKISEDPMVNMDADDGLGMSSYPASKMMEILAVREIAKLLPVARGGVIINSINPGLCVTNLSRNAPQELKDRLKDMWAQSGRTAECGSRTLLAAAVGGKDSHGSYMDDCVPADNLLPDWMDAKADKQAWDSIARELEKIVPGSVSKALE from the exons ATGTCTGACCAAAAGAACATGAATGCCAACGAACGCGCGTTGGTCCAGAAAAGAGAGCTCCCGCTCTTGATCACCAAAGAGCTCTGCGTAGGCCGAACTTATATCGTCACCGGTTCCAACATTGGCCTTGGGCTGGAAGCTGCTCGCCATCTAGTGGCAATTGGAGCCGAAAAGGTCATCATGGCAGTGCGCAATCTGGAAGCCGGCGAGGAGGCTAAAAAGGACATTGAGGAGTCTACCGGAATCAAGGGCGTTGCTGAGGTCTGGCATCTAGATCTTTCTAGCTATGCTTCTGTTCGCGCATTTGCATCCAAGGCCATTGAGACACTTGAGCGCATCGACGCTGTCATTGAAAATGCGGCTGTTGCCAGCGCGGTTGGGCAGGCAGAAGGCCGCCACATAGCATTGACGGTTAATGTCACCAGCACCTTGCTTTTGGCCATTCTCCTACTCCCAAAACTGCGCTCGGATGCGGCCAAGTTTGGATACACTCCGCGCATAAGCATTGTTAGCAGTGGCACCGGCCTTGATCTAGGAGAATACTGGGCAAAGATCTCCGAAGATCCGATGGTAAACATGGACGCAGATGATGGTTTGGGAATGAGCAG CTATCCTGCAtcgaagatgatggaaataTTGGCAGTCCGGGAGATTGCAAAGTTACTTCCGGTTGCTCGCGGCGGAGTCATCATCAACTCAATCAACCCGGGCCTGTGTGTGACTAACCTCTCACGAAATGCACCACAAGAATTGAAGGATCGCCTAAAGGACATGTGGGCACAGAGTGGTCGAACCGCCGAATGCGGTAGTCGGACCCTTCTAGCCGCAGCCGTTGGAGGCAAGGATAGCCACGGTTCCTATATGGATGACTGCGTACCGGCAGA TAACCTGTTGCCGGACTGGATGGATGCCAAAGCAGATAAGCAAGCCTGGGATAGCATTGCTAGAGAGCTTGAGAAAATTGTGCCAGGTTCTGTTTCAAAGGCTCTCGAGTAA
- a CDS encoding uncharacterized protein (EggNog:ENOG41): MEFTFIDNNQGIDSGTRTLIRHRAAKGWNLGRKINRPSRVKAFERRVPKETPTATGVKAASAKTLPESGKEDSPRRETGGVLLPVEPVIGDSVSILSLPIDVAQKDRVLLYDAVAFMRSPRCAPTLSKALAHVSVNQSIFLQLIFTDQAYYHCALAFVLECTKASPQANISATHHITQVFRLINERISRGERVSYPTMVVVMSLSTYESTRGRYDRGIIHLSGLHRMIEMQGGMGRVGLEKPEIMQKIYRADLDYALRLGSSPTLDIELFENTKTMERLSLSPTPDLNIPSAISSKRFRQQFGTELCGLWDNVVALSSLVNEASAGKRSKLSTVEFLRSHIWLGHKLLKYAPLSSSRSLSSIQNMAHLGLLTIISSFLCGLDRRVTENSILSQMIRKEASLEQNDEDQELLLWLLFLGAAVILQDHSHDAWLIPKTWETMQKLQVNTWSEVMGTLSKFPWINDFYEKEGLALYYRVSQYGEVQLAL, from the exons ATGGAGTTCACGTTTATCGACAATAATCAAGGCATTGACAGCGGCACACGGACTTTGATCCGCCATCGCGCTGCAAAGGGGTGGAACCTTGGCCGCAAGATTAATCGGCCATCGCGTGTAAAAGCATTTGAGCGCCGAGTTCCGAAAGAGACACCTACTGCTACTGGGGTTAAGGCTGCATCTGCAAAGACACTCCCTGAAAGCGGCAAAGAGGACTCGCCTCGCAGAGAAACTGGGGGAGTGCTCCTGCCGGTTGAGCCTGTGATAGGTGACAGCGTATCTATCTTAAGTCTACCTATCGACGTAGCCCAGAAAGACAGGGTGCTCTTGTACGATG CTGTAGCTTTCATGAGATCTCCGCGATGCGCACCGACTTTGAGCAAAGCTCTTGCTCACGTCAGTGTTAATCAATCAATATTTCTACAACTAATATTCACAGACCAAGCAT ACTACCATTGCGCTTTGGCTTTTGTTCTTGAATGTACCAAAGCTTCGCCGCAGGCTAATATCTCTGCAACTCACCACATCACTCAGGTCTTCCGTCTAATTAATGAGCGTATATCTCGCGGCGAACGAGTTTCTTATCCCACAATGGTCGTAGTCATGAGCCTATCAACATATGAGTCCACCCGTGGTCGCTATGACCGCGGCATAATCCACCTCTCGGGTCTTCATCGAATGATCGAGATGCAAGGCGGCATGGGCCGTGTTGGCTTAGAAAAGCCTGAAATTATGCAAAAGATATATCG AGCCGATCTTGATTATGCGCTTCGACTTGGATCGTCCCCCACACTGGATATAGAACTCTTCGAGAATACAAAGACTATGGAGAGATTGTCTTTATCTCCCACTCCGGATCTAAATATACCTTCTGCTATATCTAGCAAGAGATTTAGACAACAGTTTGGTACCGAACTTTGTGGCCTTTGGGATAACGTGGTTGCTCTATCTTCGCTTGTCAATGAGGCGAGCGCCGGGAAACGTTCAAAGCTGTCCACGGTAGAGTTTTTAAGAAGTCACATCTGGCTCGGCCATAAACTTCTGAAATATGCTCCGTTGAGCTCGTCGCGTTCACTGAGTAGTATCCAAAACATGGCCCATTTGGGTCTCTTGACGATAATCAGCTCCTTTTTATGCGGCCTCGATCGTCGCGTGACGGAAAACTCTATCCTGTCTCAAATGATCCGCAAAGAAGCTAGCCTAGAGCAAAATGATGAGGATCAAGAACTTCTTTTATGGCTGTTATTTTTGGGGGCGGCTGTTATTCTACAGGATCACAGCCATGATGCCTGGCTCATCCCAAAGACTTGGGAAACAATGCAAAAACTACAAGTAAACACTTGGAGCGAGGTTATGGGAACTCTTTCAAAATTCCCTTGGATCAATGATTTTTATGAAAAGGAGGGCTTGGCATTATACTACAGAGTCTCTCAATACGGAGAGGTTCAGTTGGCTTTATAA
- a CDS encoding uncharacterized protein (EggNog:ENOG41~SECRETED:SignalP(1-16)), which yields MHYSFPLIAIATIIAASPLPANTNVNPEAITSTTCTAKKVAINSHDINVALLSICGGIAGTIEQCQGNPTNTTGASGSAFLSLEAATPGQTIDITKGRWEGCMRAARAVCGDSPFTSTCIGGADINKGNVKFSLTAQ from the exons ATGCATTATTCCTTTCCTCTTATTGCGATAGCAACCATCATTGCCGCATCTCCTCTACCCGCAAACACAAATGTCAACCCGGAAGCAATAACATCAACTACATGCACAGCCAAGAAAGT AGCCATCAATAGCCATGATATCAACGTCGCCCTCCTCTCTATTTGCGGAGGCATTGCAGGCACAATTGAGCAATGCCAGGGAAACCCTACAAACACAACCGGTGCATCAGGGAGCGCATTTTTATCGCTGGAAGCTGCAACTCCCGGGCAAACAATTGACATCACAAAGGGCCGATGGGAGGGATGCATGCGTGCGGCGAGAGCCGTATGTGGTGATAGCCCGTTTACAAGCACATGTATTGGCGGCGCAGATATAAACAAGGGAAATGTCAAGTTTTCTCTTACCGCACAATAA
- a CDS encoding uncharacterized protein (EggNog:ENOG41) encodes MEKTTSKSSTMYLKIDPHGDTLITIMGTDTQFSSSSGTVMKPALGKQFLVSKKHLILASRRAGKVLEGSFKEATAEKDGLFHWDFEPIFDSMAFEIVMYIIHGHTRHVPEKVNVKLLAQIAAIVDDLECQNSIWFFAKRWLGQMECPHFHEMSKDLMRWILISFVFEESEIFKQVTNDAIRYSTDKTPTFGLPIRPRILDDIGERRKFILAHLFDNLQKLQSQLLEQSLGCGQGCRAMMYGTLSQGMKSNSWLPLPLPPYTSLSISSALRQLKAVEGVDYYCSFKDNNSLNGAGSWKLDFNPPAREYASYPYSGRPTEETQPRLVRHNCRIEDHLKGLLTITEYMVLGLGLSNYLST; translated from the exons ATGGAAAAAACAACCTCCAAATCTTCCACTATGTATCTCAAAATTGATCCACACGGCGACACCTTAATCACCATTATGGGTACAGATACCCAATTTTCCTCTTCAAGTGGTACAG TGATGAAACCCGCTCTCGGAAAGCAATTTTTAGTTTCGAAGAAACATCTCATACTAGCTTCTCGTCGTGCTGGCAAAGTGCTCGAAGGATCTTTCAAAGAAGCTACCGCGGAAAAagatggccttttccattGGGATTTTGAGCCAATATTTGACTCAATGGCATTTGAGATTGTAATGTATATCATTCACGGACATACGCGGCATGTCCCTGAAAAGGTAAACGTCAAATTGCTCGCTCAAATAGCCGCCATCGTGGATGATTTGGAATGCCAAAACTCTATTTGGTTCTTTGCTAAACGCTGGTTGGGCCAAATGGAATGCCCTCATTTTCATGAAATGTCCAAGGACCTCATGAGATGGATCTTAATTTCATTTGTGTTTGAGGAATCTGAGATCTTCAAGCAAGTAACAAATGACGCCATAAGATATAGCACAGATAAAACGCCTACCTTTGGTCTTCCTATACGGCCTAGAATTCTTG ACGATATTGGCGAGCGGCGGAAATTTATATTGGCTCATCTTTTTGATAATTTGCAAAAACTGCAATCTCAGCTCCTTGAGCAATCATTAGGATGCGGCCAGGGCTGCAGGGCCATGATGTATGGTACGCTCAGCCAGGGAATGAAATCGAATTCGTGGCTGCCTCTACCCCTTCCGCCATATACCTCATTGAGCATCAGTTCAGCCCTTCGACAGTTAAAAGCAGTCGAAGGAGTGGACTATTATTGTTCTTTCAAAGATAATAACAGCCTAAATGGTGCTGGATCTTGGAAACTTGATTTTAATCCTCCAGCAAGGGAATATGCCAGTTATCCGTATTCCGGTCGGCCGACCGAGGAGACCCAGCCAAGATTAGTACGCCACAACTGTCGCATAGAAGACCATCTCAAAGGACTATTGACTATTACTGAATACATGGTTCTAGGGTTAGGACTATCGAATTACTTAAGCACATAA
- a CDS encoding uncharacterized protein (EggNog:ENOG41), producing MKPALGKQFLVSKKHLILASRRAGKVLEGSFKEATAEKDGLFHWDFEPIFDSMAFEIVMYIIHGHTRHVPEKVNVKLLAQIAAIVDDLECQNSIWFFAKRWLGQMECPHFHEMSKDLMRWILISFVFEESEIFKQVTNDAIRYSTDKTPTFGLPIRPRILDDIGERRKFILAHLFDNLQKLQSQLLEQSLGCGQGCRAMMYGTLSQGMKSNSWLPLPLPPYTSLSISSALRQLKAVEGVDYYCSFKDNNSLNGAGSWKLDFNPPAREYASYPYSGRPTEETQPRLVRHNCRIEDHLKGLLTITEYMVLGLGLSNYLST from the exons ATGAAACCCGCTCTCGGAAAGCAATTTTTAGTTTCGAAGAAACATCTCATACTAGCTTCTCGTCGTGCTGGCAAAGTGCTCGAAGGATCTTTCAAAGAAGCTACCGCGGAAAAagatggccttttccattGGGATTTTGAGCCAATATTTGACTCAATGGCATTTGAGATTGTAATGTATATCATTCACGGACATACGCGGCATGTCCCTGAAAAGGTAAACGTCAAATTGCTCGCTCAAATAGCCGCCATCGTGGATGATTTGGAATGCCAAAACTCTATTTGGTTCTTTGCTAAACGCTGGTTGGGCCAAATGGAATGCCCTCATTTTCATGAAATGTCCAAGGACCTCATGAGATGGATCTTAATTTCATTTGTGTTTGAGGAATCTGAGATCTTCAAGCAAGTAACAAATGACGCCATAAGATATAGCACAGATAAAACGCCTACCTTTGGTCTTCCTATACGGCCTAGAATTCTTG ACGATATTGGCGAGCGGCGGAAATTTATATTGGCTCATCTTTTTGATAATTTGCAAAAACTGCAATCTCAGCTCCTTGAGCAATCATTAGGATGCGGCCAGGGCTGCAGGGCCATGATGTATGGTACGCTCAGCCAGGGAATGAAATCGAATTCGTGGCTGCCTCTACCCCTTCCGCCATATACCTCATTGAGCATCAGTTCAGCCCTTCGACAGTTAAAAGCAGTCGAAGGAGTGGACTATTATTGTTCTTTCAAAGATAATAACAGCCTAAATGGTGCTGGATCTTGGAAACTTGATTTTAATCCTCCAGCAAGGGAATATGCCAGTTATCCGTATTCCGGTCGGCCGACCGAGGAGACCCAGCCAAGATTAGTACGCCACAACTGTCGCATAGAAGACCATCTCAAAGGACTATTGACTATTACTGAATACATGGTTCTAGGGTTAGGACTATCGAATTACTTAAGCACATAA